CGGACGGGATCATGCCTTCTTGAGACTGAACCCAGGCTCTTACGGCATCGACTGCTCCTTTGCGAACTTTTCGGCCGTCTTTCAGATCCATACCGCTCATCCGTGTCTCGGCCTTAAACTCGATGAATTCGGCACCGGATGTAATGGATTCGTCAAATCCTAAGCTTTCTTTCTTCATCAGTTCGAGAACAGAGCGGCCTTCTGGCGTTTCATCCATAACTGAGCTGATAGCTGCCCACTGGGCGACAGAGCCGACAGGTTCTGAACCGACCGGGATAAACTGGCTTGCCATCCGGTTACCAAACGTGATTGTTCCTGTCTTATCGAGAATCATCGTATTGATGTCGCCGGCAGCTTCAACCGCTTTACCGGACATTGCCAGTACGTTGAACTGCGTTACCCGGTCCATACCTGCAATCCCGATTGCGGACAGCAGACCACCGATGGTGGTTGGGATCAGACAGACGAGAAGAGAGATCAGGACGGGAATCGAAAGCTCGATTCCGAGATATTTGGCGATCGGGGCAAGCGTGACAACCACGATCAGGAATATTAATGTTAGTACGGTCAAAAGGGTATTCAGCGCAATTTCATTCGGTGTTTTCTGACGAGATGCACCTTCTACGAGCGAGATCATCCGATCAATGAATGACTCGCCGGGGTCGCTGGTGATCCGGACTTTAATCTGATCGCTGACAACCCGTGTGCCGCCGGTTACCGAACTGAAATCCCCGCCGGCTTCTTTAATGACCGGGGCTGATTCCCCGGTAATGGCCGATTCATCGACAGATGCCAGACCCGCAATGACCTCACCATCACCAGGAATCATCTCACCCTGCGAGACGACTACGATGTCACCTTTACGTAAATCGGTAGACGGAACACGCTTGATGCCGCCGCCGTCCATAACCTTGTTGGCCGCGATTTCCTTCTTTGACTGTTTTAAGGAGTCAGCCTGGGCTTTACCGCGCCCTTCAGCAAGAGCTTCGGCAAAGTTGGCAAACAAGACGGTTAGGAGCAGAACCACAAATACGGTCAGATTAAAGCTGATGCTGTCTTCTGTCCCAAAATAATGGGGAAAGATAGTCATGAGGAGGACGATAAATGTACCAACCTCGACGACAAACATCACGGGGTTTTTCATCATGGTAATAGGGTTTAACTTGATGAAGCTATCTTTTAAAGACTGGCGAACCATATCTCCGTTTAATACCTTTTTTCTATTGTTATTCATTGGGATAATCCACCTTTTCTATTAACGGATCATTAAATGCTCGGCAATCGGGCCAAGCACCATCACGGGCAGGAATGTCAGCGCCCCGATGATCAGGACTACCGCAATCAGAATAAAGGCGAACAGCCGGTTATCCGTGCGGAATGTCCCTAGTGTCTCAGGAATCCACTGCTTACGCAGCAGAGAGCCGCCTACCGCTAGAAGCGAAATCATCGAAATATAGCGGCCGAAGAGCATGACAAGCCCTGTTGATATATTCCAGAACGGCGTGTTATCCGCAAGACCTTCAAAGCCAGAGCCGTTATTCGCTGCCGAGGAAGTGTACTCATACAGCACTTGTGAAATGCCATGAAAGCCTGCGTTCGTAATGCCCGCCTGACCAGCGTCCGTCATGAGAGCGAGAGCAGTCGGCGCCAGAATAATGAGGGGATGAGCCAGAATGGCAATCGCAATCAGCTTCATCTCCCGGGCTTCGATTTTCCGCCCTAGAAACTCCGGCGTTCGTCCAACCATGAGCCCGGCGAGGAACACGGCCAGAATGGCGTACATTAACATATTCATCAGACCGACGCCTTTTCCGCCGAAGACAGAGTTCAGCATCATGAGAGACAGCGGTGTTATACCGCCAAGCGGTGTCAGCGTATCGTGCATGTTATTGACCGATCCGGTTGTGGCCGCTGTGGTTACGGTCGTAAACAGAGCAGACTGGGCAATACCGAACCTGACCTCTTTGCCTTCCATATTGCCTTGGGAAGCATCGATTCCTAGCCGATTCATCGCCGGGTTACCGTTAGATTCCGATACGTAGGCAAGTGACAGGAATCCGATGAATAGAACCATCATGGCTGAGAAAATAATCCAACCTTGCTTGCGGTTTTTAGCAAATAAGCCGAACGTATAAGGCAGAGCCGCCGCAATACACCACATTGATAAAATCTCGATTACGTTAGTTAGCGGACGTGGATTCTCAAACGGATGCGACGAGTTGACACCGAAATGTCCGCCGCCGTTCGTGCCCAGGTGTTTGATCGATTCCAGTGCGGCCACTGGACCAACCGAAATTTGCTGCTCGGCGCCTTCAAGTGTCGTTACGTTAATAGTAGGTTTTAAGGTTTGAGGAACATTCAGCGCCACGAGCACCATGGCAACAACAAAGGCCAGAGGGATCAACACCCGTGTATGTGCCTTAACAAAATCTTCAAAGAAGTTACCTATCGTTGTACCCTTGCTGGTAATCGCTCGAATAAATGCGATCGCGACACACAGTCCGGTAGCAGCGGATGTGAACATCATCATAGTGATGACGGCCATCTGCGAGAAGTAGGAGAGACCCGATTCACCACTGTAGTGCTGCAGGTTCGTATTGGTCATGAAACTGATAATGGTATTGAACGATAACGTCGGCTCCATGTTGTCGATCCCGTTTGGATTGAACGGCAGTATCTTTTGTAGCCTTAGAATGAGATAACCGGCCGCGACCAGGACTAAGTTGGTCACCACAAAGCTGATTGCATATACCTTCCAGGTCATGCCTTTGCGCTCTTTAAGCCCGATCAAACCGTAGATCGGTTTCTCCGCCCAGGAGAACCATTTATCTGTGCCGTTGGCTTCATTGCGAAACACATTATATAGATGGGTTCCGAAAGGCTTAACGAGCAGCACCAGAACCAGAATAACGATGGCAATTTGTACAATGCCCATGATTGATTGCTTCCTCCTTCAATAACACCCCTAGAATTTTTCCGGGTGAATCAGCGCGTAAATCAAATACAGAAAAATAAAGATCATAAATGCCATAATGATGATCATTGGTTATCAGCCTCCGGTTCATTGACCAAGCGTCCGCACCAGGATAAAAACAAGGTGAACAGTGCGTAAGTTCCTCCCAGAATGAGCACCATGCACAGATCCTGCATGTAAATCCCTCCAAAACATATTTAATAAATAATAGTGGCTAGCTGACGAGTGATGAAATTAAGAAGGAAACATTGGTATGGTTCGTGTGCAGCACGATCGTTGCGCCAAGTCCTTTATAAATTAATCTTGGATTGCTTGAATGAGTGATGACATAGATCGGATCCGAGGTCCATGTACGGCAAATCCGCAAATAACGGCAGCACAGGTTCAGACTGCTTTCAAACAGAAACACCTTGCTGACGGAAAACTCGGGAATGATCCAGGTTTGTTCATCAGTAGTGTCGATCAAGATCATGTTTTTGGCTCCGAGCTTATCCAGACGATCTTGCTCTGCCCGGTTGTTCACGATGGCTGCAAACGGAATTTTATTTCGAATAAGCTGGGTTACGAATTCCTCCCCTGCCTTGGTTGGAGCGGATACGATGATCAGATCTTGTAATTTTTCCATGTTTTCTCCTCCTGATTACTAGAAAGAGAAGGCAACAAAAAGAAGCCTCAGGGAAGGAGAGTCACTCTTCCCGTGGCTTCTGATGACACAGTGAAATACACCGTGCCTTGCACACGACAATCGTTGCCTCTCTCGATACGCTTACGAGGTTAGCTGACGGATTCGGGCGTGAGAGTCGCCCTACCCATAGGCAGTTATCCTGCCGATGTGATTCACCCCTGAGAGAAATACACGTCTCTCGTTTGGTTCCCCCGTTCCTTTTCCATTCAAGGACTCAGCGAATAAAAAGCATTTTTTGATAAAAAAACCACAGAGGCATCAAGCCCTGTGGTCGTGTTTCTCGATCACAAGCTTCATCATCCTCTCCTTGTGAGCAGACCGCGTCAATTAAATGCGTGACTGCTTAACTCAACGCTTACGAGGTTAGCTGTCGGATTCGGGCGGTGAGAGTCGCCCTACCTGATCCGAATTTCATGGAGTCTTCGGATCAGGATTCACCCCTGGAGATGTTCAATGGCGGCTCTCACACCACCTGGCGCATCTCCTTGTTTGGTTCCCCCGTTTCCCTTGCCTAGCAAGGGAATTCAGCGATTCATGAGAAAACATTGTTCAATTCATGATTCGTATCATACGTCTGGCGGTTCGTAATGTAAATCGAGGGAAAGGCACATTTGAGGTGTTTTTTAACGGGATAGCGGGGGGAAAGAAGTCCGATCACCCGAATACTGCTTCATACTCTGTATTTCTCTGTATTTCGTTAATTTTTCGTAAAGTGGCAAGATACTGTGCATTTGTATGGATAATCGATGTCAAGCCCTAATGTACACGTTTTCTTTTGGCTTTTTCGTCGATATTTTGAATTTATAGACCATAAATGAACATTTACTTTGAAAGGGACAATGACGTATGATTCATCCAACTTTAACCATATAATCTACACGCTGAGTTCCCGAAAGGGAGGCGGGGGAACCAACCTCACCATAACTAATGGTGAATGGGGTGAATCCTTAGAGCTTGCTGCGCAAGCACAGGGTAGGGCACTCTCAAGCCCGAATCCGACAGCTAACCTCGTAAGCGTATTGGGAGAGAACACGACCCATCATACTTTAGGTGGCACGATTGTGCCGCATTCAGCGCCTGGGGAGCGGGTTTCTCTGCTCTTTCGGGCTTTTTGTGCTGCAATTGAACCCTAGAAAAGGAGACTGTGAGATGGCTAAAATAACAGACTCTTTACCGCAATTAACGGAACATAAACTACACGAAACTATGATACGTTATATGGAGATTTTCCGTTTTGACGGTAATTCGGCTGAACAGGATATTCCGTGGAACGATAAGAGTACGAACTGTGGATTGTTTAAAATATCTTGTAGCGGTGCTTCTGGTTATGCGGAGTATGCACTGCCGGATACGAGAGAGTATGCAGATCTTGTGCGCTGGTCGTCTGTGTTTATGCGATTAAAGGGACTGACGGTGGCCGAGGCCATAAGCACTGTTCAGAAGCAGCAGTGGGGAGCGGTCCGCACGATGCTGGCGGAGTCCGCTCTAAAGGATCTTTCAGCGAATCTGATCCAGTGTAATGAGCGCCAGCGCCTAGGAAGCCTTCCGCTGGAGCGCTCTTTTCTGATAGATTGTTCGCGGGCTTATTTTTTATTCTGATTCATAATTTATGGAGTGCTCACTATAAGACTGTTTATTTGCCGGACAATGAGTAGGTTTGGGAGCAAACGGACTCAGCTTTATAGCCCCCTAATCCAATTGGACACTCCAAGGTACCTCAGATACACTAAAAAGAAATGAGGAGTCCGTCCATGAAAAGACGATTTCGATGCCCGGTTGAGGCGAAAAAAGAGTATGTCGTAGAGGTGTTGTCTGGTTACCGGACAGAGATGGTTGCGAGAAAATACGGCATGTCTCCCAAAACGTTAAGCGGCTGGGTTCGTCAATATGAGGATGAGGTGGGAGATCTTATGGTCAAAAAGCAGAAAGAAGCCCAAAAAATAGAGCAGGATGCGGCCAAGTTCCAAGAGCTGCAGCAAAAATATGACGAGGCGATGAAACTGTTGGGGGAGAAGGAACTTGAAAACCACATCCTCAAAGATCTCGTAAAAAAAAAGTATCCCGACTACAAATAGCCTCCTATTGGATTGAGCAAGGCTATCCGATCCGTACCGTCCTACGGATCTGTGACGTGCCGCGATCCACGTACTATTACCGTTTGAAGCATCCTGAACGTCAGCAGCCGATCAGCAACGGACGACCGATCCCGGGCTATTCCTGTGACCAGAACGGAAAGGCCGTCTCTGATACCCGTATTCAAGGGTTTCTTCGTCGTCTGATCCAAGGCCCTCATGGAGCATCTGGTTACCGGAAACTGACGATTTTGCTGCGCCGAAAGTACAAGCTAGTGATTAACAAAAAGAAGGTATACCGTCTCTGCAAGTCCTTGGGGATTCTCCTTCCACAACGAGAAAGAACGAACCCTGTTCCCAAAAGAGTAGCGAATAACCGGGTGGTAAATGGCGCCAACCAGTTGTGGCAGATGGATATTAAGTATGGCTACGTGGCGGGAAAACGCCGGCATTTCTACCTGGCCAGCATTATTGACGTGTTTGACCGCCGAATTGTAGCGTACCATCGCGGGAAAACCTGCCACACCCAAGATATCTTACGTACACTCCAGAAAGCGCTCCTTACGCGTAAAGTGTACGGAGATGAGCAGAAGTTGGTTATTCGTACTGACAATGGCCCCCAGTTCGTCAGCAAGGCGTTCCATGCTTTCTGTGAACAGGCAGGGCTTGAACATGAACGTACTCCGAACCGGACACCGAACAAGAATGCCTTCATTGAGTCCTACCACAGTATTGTGGAACGCGAGTGCTACCAACGACACTGTTTTGAGGATTATGAGGAAGCCTTTTCGGAAGTAGATCGGTTCATTCGCTATTACAACAACGAGCGCATTCATGGAAGCCTTCATGACTGGCCACCTAAGGAGTATTTGCGTTTGGTGAACGAAGGAACGATTACTCCTGCAAAAATTGCGTTATGATGCGATATCCCGAGAATGAGGTGGCTAGTGTCCAAGATTAGGGGGTTAAACCGTCAGGAGCCGCTATTTGTGGCGATTTCGGACATTTCGAATGCTAACGGACACAGATGACGCTATTGCAGGTGCAAATATCCGGTTTCGCCTACTTTTTCGGAAATAAGGTCGCTGGTGTCCGTTAGAATCCAAATCGGCTGATTTTTCACCAAATAAGAGCTGTGGTGTCCGTTAGCCGTAGAATCGTGTAAGCATCAGTATCAGCGTCAGTATCAGCATCAGTATAGGCAAGCGTAACGTATCGGTACTAGCCATTTAGCTAGCCGGAAAGCACTAATTGCTGTTTTGAGTTTCTATAAACATGCATTCCCATTCCACAGTACTGGTCAAGCGTCTCACGCTCCGGTAACATAGAGGGTAACAAGTGAATGTACAAGGAGGAGCTATGCTTCTACAATTCGGTTACTCCCAGTATGAGAGCAAAGTATATGAAACGCTCGTGACGAGCGGCGAGGCGATGGATGCATCGAGTATCGTGAAGTTGTCTGGTGTTCCGAAGGCAAAAATTTATGAGGTGCTGGACCGGTTGGTGGACAAGGGAATTGTCATGGATACGGTATCCGGCAAAAAGCGTACCTATACGGCACTTCCCGTGGAAGCTGTGATTGATAAACTGACGCATGAGTTTGAGAGTGACATTAAGGAGCTTCGCTCAGCGGGTGTTCGCAAAACGGTTGTGGATGATCAGGTGTGGAGTCTGAAATCGCACAGCTCGATCCAGGCGTTCTGCAAACAGATGATAGAGGAAGCACAGGAGTCTGTTCTCGTCTCGATGTGGAGCGATGAGTTTAGTGAAATAACCGATCTGCTGGACCGAAAAGAGCGGGAAGGTGTGCGCGTTGAAGCTTTGGTGACGGGGGATGACCACCCGGAAGTGTCGCTGTCCAAGCTGTATGTGCTGAATCCTACGGCCGATCACGATAAGCTGGAGCGGTTCATGCTTCTGGTGACAGATACGAAGCAGCTTCT
Above is a window of Paenibacillus uliginis N3/975 DNA encoding:
- a CDS encoding transposase; translation: MKRRFRCPVEAKKEYVVEVLSGYRTEMVARKYGMSPKTLSGWVRQYEDEVGDLMVKKQKEAQKIEQDAAKFQELQQKYDEAMKLLGEKELENHILKDLVKKKYPDYK
- the kdpB gene encoding potassium-transporting ATPase subunit KdpB; the protein is MNNNRKKVLNGDMVRQSLKDSFIKLNPITMMKNPVMFVVEVGTFIVLLMTIFPHYFGTEDSISFNLTVFVVLLLTVLFANFAEALAEGRGKAQADSLKQSKKEIAANKVMDGGGIKRVPSTDLRKGDIVVVSQGEMIPGDGEVIAGLASVDESAITGESAPVIKEAGGDFSSVTGGTRVVSDQIKVRITSDPGESFIDRMISLVEGASRQKTPNEIALNTLLTVLTLIFLIVVVTLAPIAKYLGIELSIPVLISLLVCLIPTTIGGLLSAIGIAGMDRVTQFNVLAMSGKAVEAAGDINTMILDKTGTITFGNRMASQFIPVGSEPVGSVAQWAAISSVMDETPEGRSVLELMKKESLGFDESITSGAEFIEFKAETRMSGMDLKDGRKVRKGAVDAVRAWVQSQEGMIPSDLIAKGDAIATEGGTPLAVAVDSRIYGLIYLKDTVKPGMKERFDQLRKMGIKTIMCTGDNPLTAATIAREAGVDDFIAESKPEDKIAVIRREQADGKLVAMTGDGTNDAPALAQADVGLAMNSGTTSAKEAANMVDLDSDPSKIIEVVAIGKQLLMTRGALTTFSISNDIAKYFAIIPAMFTAAIPSMNALNIMGLGSPMSAILSALIFNALIIPLLIPLAMKGVAYKPMSSTKLLQRNILIYGLGGVIVPFIGIKLIDMIVHLWI
- a CDS encoding IS3 family transposase, translating into MEQGYPIRTVLRICDVPRSTYYYRLKHPERQQPISNGRPIPGYSCDQNGKAVSDTRIQGFLRRLIQGPHGASGYRKLTILLRRKYKLVINKKKVYRLCKSLGILLPQRERTNPVPKRVANNRVVNGANQLWQMDIKYGYVAGKRRHFYLASIIDVFDRRIVAYHRGKTCHTQDILRTLQKALLTRKVYGDEQKLVIRTDNGPQFVSKAFHAFCEQAGLEHERTPNRTPNKNAFIESYHSIVERECYQRHCFEDYEEAFSEVDRFIRYYNNERIHGSLHDWPPKEYLRLVNEGTITPAKIAL
- the kdpA gene encoding potassium-transporting ATPase subunit KdpA, giving the protein MGIVQIAIVILVLVLLVKPFGTHLYNVFRNEANGTDKWFSWAEKPIYGLIGLKERKGMTWKVYAISFVVTNLVLVAAGYLILRLQKILPFNPNGIDNMEPTLSFNTIISFMTNTNLQHYSGESGLSYFSQMAVITMMMFTSAATGLCVAIAFIRAITSKGTTIGNFFEDFVKAHTRVLIPLAFVVAMVLVALNVPQTLKPTINVTTLEGAEQQISVGPVAALESIKHLGTNGGGHFGVNSSHPFENPRPLTNVIEILSMWCIAAALPYTFGLFAKNRKQGWIIFSAMMVLFIGFLSLAYVSESNGNPAMNRLGIDASQGNMEGKEVRFGIAQSALFTTVTTAATTGSVNNMHDTLTPLGGITPLSLMMLNSVFGGKGVGLMNMLMYAILAVFLAGLMVGRTPEFLGRKIEAREMKLIAIAILAHPLIILAPTALALMTDAGQAGITNAGFHGISQVLYEYTSSAANNGSGFEGLADNTPFWNISTGLVMLFGRYISMISLLAVGGSLLRKQWIPETLGTFRTDNRLFAFILIAVVLIIGALTFLPVMVLGPIAEHLMIR
- a CDS encoding potassium-transporting ATPase subunit F — translated: MIIIMAFMIFIFLYLIYALIHPEKF
- a CDS encoding TrmB family transcriptional regulator, with the protein product MLLQFGYSQYESKVYETLVTSGEAMDASSIVKLSGVPKAKIYEVLDRLVDKGIVMDTVSGKKRTYTALPVEAVIDKLTHEFESDIKELRSAGVRKTVVDDQVWSLKSHSSIQAFCKQMIEEAQESVLVSMWSDEFSEITDLLDRKEREGVRVEALVTGDDHPEVSLSKLYVLNPTADHDKLERFMLLVTDTKQLLFAGVEQGSWQAIRTQAQPFVKVFVEFFYHDMALTAFSRKYPEEMFKDEEIKALLLRLRY